Proteins encoded within one genomic window of Saccharomyces mikatae IFO 1815 strain IFO1815 genome assembly, chromosome: 15:
- the IAH1 gene encoding isoamyl acetate-hydrolyzing esterase (similar to Saccharomyces cerevisiae IAH1 (YOR126C); ancestral locus Anc_5.449), whose protein sequence is MDYKKFLLFGDSITELAFDTRPLESDKDQYALGAALVNEYTRKMDIVQRGFKGYNSRWGLKVLPEILKNESNIVMATIFFGSNDACSAGPQSVPLHEFEDNICQMVSMMKAHHICPIIIGPALIYSQKWEETKAEEKALGYLRTNQNFAIYSDALAKLANKKKVPFVNLNKAFQEKGGDNWRQLLTDGLHFSGKGYEIFHDELLKTIEESYPEYHPKNMQYKLGEWTNMVDRQ, encoded by the coding sequence atggattataaaaagtttttgCTATTCGGAGATTCTATTACGGAATTGGCTTTCGATACTAGACCCCTTGAAAGTGACAAGGATCAGTATGCTCTCGGAGCTGCACTGGTTAACGAGTATACCAGAAAAATGGATATTGTTCAGAGAGGGTTCAAAGGGTACAACTCTAGATGGGGGTTGAAAGTTCTTCCagagattttgaaaaatgaatccAACATTGTCATGGCCACCATTTTTTTCGGTTCTAACGATGCGTGCTCAGCAGGGCCTCAAAGTGTTCCTCTCCATGAATTTGAAGACAATATATGCCAAATGGTATCTATGATGAAAGCTCATCATATTTGTCCTATTATAATAGGCCCAGCGCTGATATATAGTCAAAAATGGGAAGAAACAAAagctgaagaaaaagctcTCGGCTATCTGCGCACTAACCAAAACTTTGCTATTTATTCCGATGCGTTAGCAAAACTGGccaataagaaaaaggtaCCCTTTGTGAACTTGAATAAAgcctttcaagaaaaaggtgGAGATAACTGGAGACAGCTGTTAACAGATGGACTGCACTTTTCTGGAAAAGGATACGAGATTTTTCATGACGAATTATTGAAGACCATTGAGGAATCGTACCCGGAGTATCATCCCAAGAATATGCAGTATAAACTAGGAGAATGGACTAACATGGTGGATAGACAATAA
- the UBP2 gene encoding ubiquitin-specific protease UBP2 (similar to Saccharomyces cerevisiae UBP2 (YOR124C); ancestral locus Anc_5.443), giving the protein MANEDRELQNAIEDHQSEPSNQDKNNSASNGAVIEECPLYETSASHQSAPVDFDDGKHLLYPDIATSLPLKTSDRLLDDILCDTIFLNSTDPSVIEKGLQTTGILRESMLSYSSFRSSIRPNALGSVTDQVVIQTKIEYDSYSCPKYNKIHVFQAVILNPSLTEQHVSSFDDIVKIPIYHLKVTVKIRQELERLKKHVGVTQFHSIDFLHEYDRVDFSTFDSSDPNLMDYGIYVSDDTNKLILIEIFKPEFDSPEEHESFTINAIKRRYSDMCLNNESLDKNNTPSQADCFYTLFKIFKGPLTRKSKTEPVKTIDSGNLALNTHLNPEWLTSKYGFQVSSEIDEETNERFTEYLPPDMVDYVDDLKVRKIRESFVRKCLQLLFWGQLSTSLLAPNSPLKNTKSVKGLSCLQTSFSSLPWFHLLGESRSRILLNSNESHSPLDAEPHFVNLSVSHYYTDRDIIRNYESLSSLDPKNIGLYFDALTYIANRKGAYQLIAYCGKQDIIGQEALENALLVFKIEPKECNIAELNEATLLSIYKFETSNKSQVTSGHLTNLKNALRLLAKYTKSDKLKFYVDHEPYRALSQAYDTLSIDESVDEDIIKTAYSVKINDSPGLKLDCDRALYTIAISKKSLDLFNFLTDECPQFLTYYGAEQLDYQEALKLLQVNENASDETILKIFKQKWFDESVYEPDQFLTLKAALTKISIERNSNLISNFLLTGTIDPNSLPPENWPTGINNIGNTCYLNSLLQYYFSIAPLRRYILDYQKTVENFNDHLSNSGHVRRIGGRKISKGEVERSVQFIYQLRNLFYAMVHSRERCVTPSKELAYLAFAPSNIEVEFEVEGNKPADGAAIPIGLKEEATQESCTTKENDPKSIGSKMEDNTNRDTHRNPSNTEKNEPNNVQIVGGDDTTDLNSLTRVAKISSDQLENALEMGRQQDVTECIGNVLFQIESGSEPIKYDEDNEQYDLVKQLFYGTTKQSIVPLSATNKVRTKVERFLSLLINIGDHPKDIYDAFDSYFKDEYLTMEEYGDVTRTVAVTTFPTILQVQIQRVYYDRERFMPFKSIEPLPFKEVIYMDRYADTENPLLLAKKNETEEMKQKLRVMKNRQRELLSRDNSGLTRKDAFLESIKLLESSVVEKTTLKTEVKIDVINTLRTNVNNIDNELMSLYNNINNLEEKISHQFDDFKEYGYSLFSVFIHRGEASYGHYWIYIKDRNHNGVWRKYNDETVSEVQEDEVFNFNEGNTATPYFLVYVKQGQEADIEPLKRILQ; this is encoded by the coding sequence ATGGCGAACGAAGATAGGGAACTCCAGAATGCAATTGAAGATCATCAAAGTGAACCATCAAACCAAGATAAAAACAACTCTGCTAGCAATGGTGCTGTTATAGAAGAGTGTCCACTATATGAAACGAGTGCAAGTCATCAGTCAGCTCCTGTTGATTTTGACGATGGTAAACATTTGCTGTATCCAGATATAGCTACCAGCCTACCTTTAAAAACTTCGGACAGACTTTTGGACGATATACTTTGCGACactatttttcttaattcTACAGACCCAAGTGTAATAGAAAAGGGCCTACAAACTACCGGTATTTTGAGGGAGTCTATGCTTTCCTATTCAAGTTTTAGAAGCAGTATTCGTCCCAATGCCCTGGGGTCAGTAACTGATCAAGTGGTTATTCAAACGAAGATTGAATATGATTCATATTCCTGCCCCAAATACAACAAAATACACGTTTTTCAGGCGGTTATTCTGAACCCATCATTAACAGAGCAGCACGTCTCAAGTTTTGATGATATCGTTAAAATTCCTATTTATCATCTAAAAGTTACCGTGAAAATTCGTCAAGAATTAGAACGATTGAAAAAGCACGTAGGTGTCACTCAATTTCATTCAATAGATTTTTTGCATGAATACGATCGAGTAGACTTTTCAACGTTTGATTCTTCCGACCCCAATTTAATGGACTACGGTATATATGTTTCCGATGATACCAACaaattgattttgattgaaattttcaaaccCGAGTTTGATTCACCTGAAGAGCATGAGAGCTTTACTATTAACGCCATTAAGAGACGATACAGTGATATGTGTCTAAATAATGAATCGCTGGATAAGAACAACACACCGTCCCAAGCCGACTGTTTTTACACACTTTTTAAGATTTTTAAAGGGCCATTGACGAGGAAAAGCAAGACAGAGCCCGTAAAGACAATTGATTCTGGGAATTTAGCTCTAAACACGCACTTAAACCCTGAATGGTTAACGTCTAAGTATGGATTTCAAGTAAGCTCCGAAATCGATGAAGAAACGAACGAACGATTTACTGAATACTTACCTCCCGATATGGTTGATTATGTGGACGATTTAAAGGTAAGAAAAATTCGAGAGTCCTTTGTGAGGAAGTGTCTACAATTATTATTCTGGGGCCAGCTATCCACTTCATTGTTGGCGCCAAATTCCCCTTTGAAAAACACAAAGAGTGTCAAAGGGTTGTCCTGTTTGCAGAcctctttttcatctttaccTTGGTTTCATTTATTGGGAGAATCAAGGTCAAGAATTTTGTTAAATTCTAATGAATCTCATTCGCCTTTGGACGCGGAACCACATTTTGTCAATCTTTCCGTTTCGCATTATTATACCGATAGAGATATAATCAGAAATTATGAATCTCTATCTTCTTTAGATCCTAAAAATATTGGTCTGTATTTTGATGCACTTACATATATTGCAAATAGAAAAGGGGCATACCAGTTAATTGCTTACTGTGGGAAACAGGATATCATAGGTCAAGAAGCTTTAGAAAACGCTTTATTggttttcaaaattgaacCAAAAGAATGCAATATTGCAGAGTTGAATGAAGCGACATTGTTATCTATTTACAAGTTTGAAACATCTAACAAAAGTCAAGTAACCTCTGGTCACTtgacaaatttgaaaaatgccCTCAGATTGTTGGCCAAATACACAAAATCTGATAAACTGAAGTTTTATGTCGATCATGAGCCATATAGAGCTTTGTCTCAGGCATACGATACACTTTCGATTGATGAGTCAGTTGATGAAGACATTATAAAAACTGCGTATTCGGTCAAAATCAACGACTCACCGGGATTAAAGTTGGATTGTGATCGTGCACTTTATACCATCGCTATTAGTAAGAAAAGTCTTGActtgttcaattttttaaCAGACGAATGTCCACAGTTTTTAACTTACTATGGTGCAGAACAGCTTGATTATCAAGAGGCACTGAAGCTTCTTCAAGTTAATGAAAATGCTTCTGACGAAaccattttgaaaatatttaaaCAAAAGTGGTTTGATGAAAGTGTGTACGAGCCCGACCAATTTCTCACTTTAAAGGCAGCGTTGACTAAGATTAgtatagaaagaaattcaaactTAATCAGCAATTTCCTACTAACAGGCACGATAGATCCAAATTCTTTACCGCCAGAAAATTGGCCAACGGGTATCAATAACATTGGAAACACCTGTTATTTAAATTCTTTGCTACAGTATTACTTCTCCATTGCACCATTAAGAAGATATATACTAGATTATCAAAAAACAGTAGAAAATTTTAACGACCACCTCTCTAACAGTGGGCATGTCCGAAGAATTggtggaagaaaaattagTAAAGGTGAAGTGGAAAGATCTGTTCAATTCATATATCAACTTCGCAATCTTTTCTATGCAATGGTACATTCAAGAGAAAGATGTGTGACACCCTCGAAAGAGCTAGCGTATTTGGCTTTTGCCCCAAGTAATATCGAAGTAGAGTTTGAAGTGGAAGGCAATAAACCAGCTGATGGTGCTGCAATTCCTATAGGTTTGAAAGAGGAAGCAACACAAGAGTCCTGTActacaaaagaaaatgatccTAAATCAATTGGttcaaaaatggaagataACACTAACAGGGATACTCATAGAAACCCTAGCAATAccgaaaaaaatgaacctAATAATGTTCAAATTGTTGGGGGCGACGATACCACTGACCTAAATTCACTTACACGTGTGGCAAAAATCAGCTCAGACCAATTAGAAAATGCTCTAGAAATGGGTAGACAACAAGATGTCACTGAATGTATAGGAAATGTGTTATTTCAAATAGAAAGTGGTTCAGAGCCCATAAAATACgatgaagataatgaacAATACGATTTAGTTAAGCAGTTGTTTTATGGTACCACCAAACAAAGCATCGTTCCTTTGTCTGCAACAAATAAAGTTCGTACAAAAGTTGAAAGATTTCTCTCGTTACTGATAAATATTGGCGATCATCCCAAAGATATTTATGATGCATTTGATTCTTATTTTAAAGATGAATATTTGACAATGGAAGAGTATGGTGATGTAACACGCACTGTTGCCGTTACAACATTTCCTACCATTCTACAAGTGCAAATTCAGAGAGTTTACTACGATCGTGAAAGGTTCATGCCATTTAAGTCCATTGAACCCTTGCCGTTCAAAGAAGTTATTTATATGGACAGGTATGCCGATACGGAGAACCCTTTATTGTtagccaaaaaaaatgaaacagaagaaatgaaacaaaagtTGAGAGTGATGAAAAATAGACAAAGAGAACTATTGAGCCGCGATAACTCAGGACTCACGAGGAAAGATGCATTTTTAGAAAGTATCAAACTGTTGGAATCGAGTGTCGTAGAGAAGACAACTTTGAAGACCGAGGTTAAAATTGATGTGATAAATACGCTCAGAACCAATGTAAATAACATTGATAATGAATTGATGAGCTTATAcaacaatattaataatttggaagagaaaataagcCATCAATTTGACgattttaaagaatatGGATACTCACTATTTTCGGTTTTTATTCATCGGGGTGAGGCCAGTTATGGTCACTATTggatatatataaaagataGAAACCACAATGGGGTTTGGAGAAAATACAATGATGAAACCGTCAGTGAGGTCCAGGAGGACGAGGTCTTCAATTTTAATGAGGGCAATACTGCAACTCCATATTTCCTAGTATATGTAAAACAAGGGCAGGAAGCTGATATCGAGCccttgaaaagaattttgcAGTAG
- the CAT5 gene encoding putative monooxygenase CAT5 (similar to Saccharomyces cerevisiae CAT5 (YOR125C); ancestral locus Anc_5.445), with product MLLRALISKPVSRGFSVLSSLKVTEHASVKHAEKSGHAPKCENLSEAQTAFLDRVIRVDQAGELGADYIYAGQYFVLAHRYPHLKPVLKHMWDQEVHHHSTFDNLQLKRRVRPSLLTPFWKVGAFAMGAGTAFISPEAAMACTEAVETVIGGHYNGQLRNLANQFDLERTDGTKGPSEEIRSLTSTIKQFRDDELEHLDTAIKHDSYMAVPYTVITEGIKMICRVAIWSAERV from the coding sequence ATGTTGCTGCGCGCTTTAATATCTAAGCCTGTTAGCAGAGGCTTTTCTGtcttatcatcattaaAGGTAACAGAACATGCATCAGTAAAACACGCCGAAAAGTCAGGGCACGCTCCCAAATGTGAAAATCTATCAGAGGCTCAGACTGCTTTTTTGGATCGTGTCATTCGTGTGGACCAGGCTGGTGAGTTGGGTGCAGATTATATCTACGCTGGCCAATACTTTGTCTTGGCTCATAGGTACCCCCATTTAAAGCCCGTGCTAAAGCACATGTGGGATCAGGAAGTACATCATCATAGTACCTTTGACAACTTACAACTGAAAAGGAGAGTCAGGCCCTCCTTATTGACGCCATTTTGGAAAGTTGGAGCCTTTGCAATGGGGGCTGGTACCGCATTCATTTCTCCGGAAGCCGCCATGGCTTGTACTGAAGCTGTAGAAACCGTAATCGGAGGCCACTACAATGGTCAATTGCGAAACCTGGCCAATCAATTTGATCTAGAAAGAACTGACGGAACAAAAGGCCCAAGTGAGGAAATCAGGTCATTGACTTCTACCATCAAACAGTTCAGGGATGATGAGTTAGAGCATTTGGACACCGCTATCAAGCACGATTCTTATATGGCCGTTCCATACACAGTTATTACAGAAGGTATTAAGATGATCTGCAGAGTTGCTATTTGGAGTGCCGAGAGAGTTTAA
- the PFY1 gene encoding profilin (similar to Saccharomyces cerevisiae PFY1 (YOR122C); ancestral locus Anc_5.439), whose amino-acid sequence MSWQAYTDNLIGTGKVDKAVIYSRAGDAVWATSGGLSLQPNEIGEIVQGFDNPAGLQSNGLHIQGQKFMLLRADDRSIYGRHDAEGVVCVRTKQTVIIAHYPPTVQAGEATKIVEQLADYLIGVQY is encoded by the exons ATGTCTTGGCAAG CATACACTGATAACTTAATAGGAACCGGTAAAGTTGACAAAGCCGTCATTTACTCAAGAGCAGGTGACGCTGTTTGGGCTACCTCAGGTGGTTTGTCTTTGCAACCTAACGAAATTGGTGAAATCGTTCAAGGATTTGACAACCCAGCTGGCCTCCAAAGCAATGGTTTGCATATCCAAGGTCAGAAGTTCATGTTATTGAGAGCCGATGATAGAAGTATTTATGGTAGACACGATGCTGAAGGTGTTGTTTGTGTGAGAACTAAGCAAACCGTTATTATTGCTCATTATCCACCAACTGTACAAGCTGGTGAAGCCACCAAGATTGTTGAACAATTGGCTGACTACTTGATTGGCGTTCAATACTGA
- the LEO1 gene encoding Paf1-complex subunit LEO1 (similar to Saccharomyces cerevisiae LEO1 (YOR123C); ancestral locus Anc_5.440) yields MSSEILQDSPQNGQIVGDLDATSNNTSNEKIALTQDFNDSKEEEDAELDDLFGDDDDDDNDDDNDDNDGKKSGIENNNNESGGDSDEESVNHRSRHRESLGLDDDEAEEQAMYTRKFYGEDLNDFSDQDEATHTFKEENVELVRHIIPSKGIVNETASHNEIFYARIPNFLTIDPVPFDPPSFEAKVNERTSNSASKEDQLDDRLIDENTVRWRYSRDKDQHVFKESNTQIVQWSDGTYSLKVGEECTDILVNDTSNTFLTVSHDQQELIQCYEGGEIKKTLMFIPTSTNSKIHQKLSKAVIRRNQRQNKGPGTYIVSMDPEVEKRELEKKQSQILRDRRRRQLKEKEKQESPDAAFETGFRKQSSPTAYGTSRRNEYEEDDFLVDDDEEEEAEFDDDDDNEEEEEEEEEEEEEEEDADEANAARLRSLKKEGAAMYRQEENEDNNETKRRRVAVIEDDEEED; encoded by the coding sequence ATGTCATCTGAAATTCTGCAAGATTCACCGCAGAACGGGCAAATTGTTGGCGACTTAGATGCCACTTCTAATAATACAAGCAACGAGAAAATAGCTCTCACACAAGATTTTAATGAtagtaaagaagaagaagatgctGAACTAGATGATCTATTTggagatgatgatgatgacgataatgatgatgataatgatgataatgacgGCAAGAAATCAGGGattgaaaataacaataatgaaagtGGTGGAGATAGCGACGAAGAGAGCGTCAACCATAGAAGTCGTCATAGAGAAAGTCTTGGGttagatgatgatgaagcaGAGGAGCAGGCTATGTATACACGAAAATTTTATGGTGAAGATCTTAATGACTTTTCTGATCAAGATGAGGCCACGCATACTTTTAAAGAGGAGAATGTGGAGCTTGTAAGACATATCATTCCAAGCAAGGGTATTGTGAATGAAACAGCGTCTCATAATGAGATTTTCTATGCCAGAATTCCCAATTTTTTAACGATCGATCCAGTTCCTTTCGACCCTCCAAGTTTTGAGGCTAAGGTCAACGAGAGAACGAGCAATTCGGCTTCTAAGGAAGATCAACTAGATGACCGTTTAATTGATGAGAATACTGTTAGATGGAGATATTCTCGTGACAAAGACCAACATGTCTTCAAAGAATCAAATACACAAATAGTGCAGTGGTCAGATGGCACATATTCTTTAAAGGTTGGGGAAGAGTGTACAGATATATTGGTTAACGACACTAGCAACACTTTTTTGACAGTATCGCATGATCAACAAGAATTGATCCAATGCTACGAGGGGGGTGAGATAAAAAAGACGTTAATGTTTATTCCAACATCCACTAATTCGAAGATACATCAAAAACTAAGTAAAGCTGTTATAAGGAGGAATCAAAGACAAAACAAAGGCCCAGGAACATATATTGTTAGTATGGACCCTGAAGTTgagaaaagagaattagaaaaaaaacaaagtcAAATATTAAGAGATAGAAGGAGAAGGCAGctcaaagaaaaggagaaaCAAGAATCTCCAGACGCTGCCTTTGAAACAGGTTTTAGAAAGCAAAGTTCTCCTACTGCCTATGGAACTTctagaagaaatgaatacgaagaagatgatttcTTAGttgacgatgatgaagaggaggaGGCCGAATTTgacgacgatgatgataacgaggaagaggaagaggaagaggaagaggaagaggaagaggaagaggatgCTGATGAAGCGAACGCAGCCCGTCTAAgaagtttgaaaaaagaaggggCAGCAATGTACAGACAGGAGGAAAACGAAGATAACAATGAGacgaaaagaagaagagttgCCGTTATCGAGGACGATGAAGAGGAGGATTAG
- the GCY1 gene encoding glycerol 2-dehydrogenase (NADP(+)) GCY1 (similar to Saccharomyces cerevisiae YPR1 (YDR368W) and GCY1 (YOR120W); ancestral locus Anc_5.434): MSTTLHDSTKTLSLNTGAQIPQVGLGTWQSKDNDAYKSVLAALKAGYKHIDTAAIYRNEDQVGQAIKDSGVPREEIFVTTKLWSTQHHEPAKALDESLQRLGLDYVDLYLIHWPARLDTNYIKDGDILSVPTKADGSRAVDVTNWNFIKTWELMQELPKTGKTKAIGVSNFSINNLKDLLASPGNKLTPAANQVEIHPLLPQNELINFCKSKKIMIEAYSPLGSTDAPLLKEPTILKIAKKNNVQPGHVVISWHAQRGYVVLPKSVNPDRIETNRKIFTLSNEDFEAINNISKEKGEKRVVNPNWSPFEAFK, from the coding sequence ATGTCTACAACTTTACACGATTCTACGAAGactctttctttgaatacCGGGGCACAAATTCCCCAAGTGGGTTTAGGTACATGGCAGTCAAAAGACAATGATGCTTATAAATCAGTTTTGGCCGCCTTGAAAGCTGGTTATAAACATATCGATACTGCTGCTATTTATCGTAATGAAGATCAAGTCGGCCAAGCCATCAAGGATTCAGGTGTTCCTCGAGAAGAGATCTTTGTTACTACAAAACTATGGAGTACGCAACATCATGAACCTGCAAAAGCCCTGGACGAATCGCTACAAAGATTAGGATTAGATTACGTGGACTTGTATTTGATACATTGGCCTGCCCGTTTAGACACAAATTATATCAAAGATGGAGATATTCTGAGTGTACCAACAAAGGCAGACGGTTCTCGTGCGGTAGATGTCACCAACTGGAATTTTATAAAAACCTGGGAATTGATGCAAGAACTACCAAAGACAGGTAAAACTAAGGCCATTGGAGTTTCCAACTTTTCCATAAACAActtgaaagatttattaGCATCTCCAGGTAATAAGCTTACACCCGCTGCCAATCAAGTTGAAATACATCCATTACTGCCTCAAAATGAATTAATtaatttttgcaaaagtaaaaaaatcatgatTGAAGCTTATTCTCCCTTAGGTAGTACCGATGCTCCATTACTGAAAGAACCGACTATCTTGAAAATtgccaagaaaaataacgtCCAGCCCGGACATGTTGTCATTAGTTGGCACGCTCAAAGAGGCTATGTGGTTTTACCCAAATCTGTCAATCCTGATAGAATTGAAACGAACAGGAAAATATTCACCTTATCTAACGAAGACTTTGAAGCTATCAACAATATATCGAAGGAAAAAGGTGAAAAGAGAGTTGTTAATCCAAATTGGTCTCCTTTCGAAGCATTCAAATGA